From Anopheles arabiensis isolate DONGOLA chromosome 3, AaraD3, whole genome shotgun sequence, a single genomic window includes:
- the LOC120903833 gene encoding uncharacterized protein LOC120903833 isoform X1, whose protein sequence is MLGPTKWRLLTIVAGILLAHAIESPTSKGNKLNAQVRSFTNPELGLRIEQISPWSTGRNIPARNLLVPHQLFSRVDNIRYIDSRTPNSRHLQSTFGAFRIADQQQTPSSDGLQRRRSKAIQMRRSDEAGVDAGLPLEQQPGASVLPSPEQEPIYQNVSRSQRQHRYKIIPISYFYREEAQPVLPANLKPVGPSRPPKETENDEPEVPDTSSKQAQEQEHAQGGDEYARSDTPVIGARRSGIQFPGPLKAANGFTPQGYSEESLTLGDNLGIFQQPVSTADDYGPVDGEAGHDGRGTEEFSRSLYANRYFRDFNRPPIDLRPAESLPRPSRLIEFPGSVNVKQPFRDDVTKFGDVAGPVTAVQRPFGEFGGDGQKNFRAFDPTYYTDSPYQPNRPAYFPAKLYTEPNQKIYQPLWKTRSPRVVFPQAQDLASGPSGFGVDNVVFRDQNFGLNELAAIQDVRNEFNQDDINDEPATTSKDRVGGDGGNNRGVRTELQCQHEGGTCEFFLLCWMSGGLLQGTCGGMLKGCCHRTAKSANIGIDASTAVDLTNVPALEYGPVQNDPSCGISLAKQTAQRRIVGGDDAGFGSFPWQAYIRIGSSRSMLSRCGGSLISRRHVVTAGHCVARATPRQVHVTLGDYVINSAVEPLPAYTFGVRTINVHPYFKFTPQADRFDVAVLTLERTVHFMPHIAPICLPEKNEDFLGKFGWAAGWGALNPGSRLRPKTLQAVDVPVLDNRVCERWHRSNGINVVIYPEMLCAGYRGGGKDSCQGDSGGPLMHEKTGRWYLIGIVSAGYSCATRGQPGIYHRVANTVDWISHITQIST, encoded by the exons ATGTTAGGACCGACCAAATGGAGACTTCTAACGATCGTTGCCGGTATACTGCTAGCCCACGCGATCGAATCACCGACCAGTAAGGGCAACAAGCTCAATGCCCAGGTACGCTCGTTCACCAATCCCGAACTGGGGCTGCGCATCGAACAGATCAGCCCGTGGAGCACGGGCCGGAACATCCCGGCGCGGAACCTGCTCGTACCGCATCAGCTGTTCTCGCGCGTCGACAACATCCGCTACATCGACAGCCGGACACCGAACAGTCGCCATCTGCAGAGCACGTTCGGTGCGTTCCGGATAGCGGACCAGCAGCAAACACCGAGCTCGGATGGGCTTCAGCGCCGCCGCTCGAAGGCGATCCAGATGCGCAGATCGGATGAGGCGGGCGTGGACGCTGGGCTACCGCTGGAGCAGCAGCCGGGTGCATCGGTACTGCCGTCGCCGGAACAGGAACCGATCTATCAAAATGTATCCCGCAGCCAGCGCCAACATCGGTACAAGATCATCCCGATCAGCTACTTCTACCGCGAGGAGGCGCAACCAGTGCTGCCAGCGAACCTGAAACCGGTCGGTCCGAGTCGTCCGCCGAAGGAGACTGAAAACGACGAACCGGAAGTTCCGGACACCAGCTCCAAGCAGGCCCAGGAGCAAGAGCACGCCCAGGGCGGTGATGAGTATGCACGATCGGACACACCCGTCATTGGAGCGCGCCGGTCGGGCATCCAGTTCCCAGGACCGCTGAAGGCAGCGAACGGATTCACCCCGCAAGGCTACAGCGAGGAAAGTTTAACGCTCGGTGACAACTTGGGCATCTTCCAGCAGCCCGTGAGCACTGCGGACGACTACGGCCCGGTGGATGGCGAGGCGGGACACGACGGACGCGGCACGGAAGAGTTCTCGCGCAGTCTGTACGCGAATCGGTACTTCCGGGACTTTAACCGACCGCCGATCGATCTGCGTCCGGCCGAGTCGCTGCCCCGTCCAAGCCGGCTGATCGAGTTCCCGGGCAGCGTGAACGTGAAGCAACCGTTCCGCGACGACGTGACCAAGTTTGGCGACGTGGCCGGACCGGTGACGGCCGTGCAGCGACCGTTCGGTGAGTTTGGCGGTGACGGCCAGAAGAACTTCCGCGCGTTCGATCCCACCTACTACACGGACAGCCCGTACCAGCCGAACCGGCCGGCGTACTTCCCCGCCAAGCTGTACACCGAGCCGAACCAGAAGATCTACCAGCCGCTGTGGAAGACCCGGTCGCCGCGTGTCGTCTTCCCGCAGGCGCAGGACCTTGCCTCCGGGCCGTCCGGGTTCGGCGTGGACAATGTTGTCTTTcg GGATCAAAACTTTGGGCTGAACGAGCTGGCCGCCATCCAGGACGTGCGGAACGAGTTCAACCAGGACGACATCAACGATGAGCCGGCGACGACCAGCAAAGATCGTG TCGGTGGTGACGGTGGTAACAATCGCGGTGTGAGAACCGAACTACAGTGCCAGCACGAGGGCGGTACGTGCGAGTTCTTCCTGCTCTGCTGGATGTCGGGCGGTTTGCTGCAGGGTACGTGCGGCGGTATGCTGAAGGGCTGCTGCCATCGGACGGCCAAATCGGCCAACATCGGTATCGACGCGAGCACGGCGGTGGATTTGACGAACGTGCCCGCGCTAGAGTACGGCCCAGTGCAGAACGATCCCA GTTGCGGAATATCGTTGGCAAAGCAGACGGCCCAGCGGCGGATCGTcggtggtgatgatgctggATTCGGCTCCTTCCCCTGGCAGGCGTACATCCGGATAGGTTCTTCAAG GTCTATGCTTTCCAGATGCGGGGGTTCGCTGATTTCGCGCCGGCACGTGGTGACCGCGGGCCACTGCGTTGCGCGCGCGACCCCACGGCAGGTGCACGTGACCCTCGGCGACTACGTGATCAACTCGGCGGTCGAGCCGCTGCCCGCCTACACCTTCGGCGTGCGGACGATCAACGTGCATCCGTACTTCAAATTCACACCGCAGGCCGATCGGTTCGATGTGGCCGTGCTGACGCTGGAGCGGACGGTGCACTTTATGCCCCATATCG CCCCCATCTGTTTGCCGGAGAAGAATGAAGATTTCCTCGGAAAGTTCGGCTGGGCGGCCGGCTGGGGAGCGCTCAATCCTGGTTCGCGGCTGAGACCCAAAACGCTGCAGGCGGTCGACGTCCCGGTGCTAGATAATCG GGTGTGCGAACGATGGCATCGCTCGAACGGCATCAACGTGGTCATCTATCCGGAGATGCTGTGCGCTGGATACCGGGGCGGTGGCAAGGACTCCTGCCAGGGCGACTCCGGTGGACCGTTGATGCACGAGAAGACTGGCCGATGGTATTTGATCG GTATCGTGTCCGCAGGCTACTCATGTGCCACCAGAGGCCAGCCCGGTATCTACCATCGGGTGGCCAACACGGTCGACTGGATATCGCACATTACACAAATTTCCACCTAA
- the LOC120903833 gene encoding uncharacterized protein LOC120903833 isoform X4 — MLGPTKWRLLTIVAGILLAHAIESPTSKGNKLNAQVRSFTNPELGLRIEQISPWSTGRNIPARNLLVPHQLFSRVDNIRYIDSRTPNSRHLQSTFGAFRIADQQQTPSSDGLQRRRSKAIQMRRSDEAGVDAGLPLEQQPGASVLPSPEQEPIYQNVSRSQRQHRYKIIPISYFYREEAQPVLPANLKPVGPSRPPKETENDEPEVPDTSSKQAQEQEHAQGGDEYARSDTPVIGARRSGIQFPGPLKAANGFTPQGYSEESLTLGDNLGIFQQPVSTADDYGPVDGEAGHDGRGTEEFSRSLYANRYFRDFNRPPIDLRPAESLPRPSRLIEFPGSVNVKQPFRDDVTKFGDVAGPVTAVQRPFGEFGGDGQKNFRAFDPTYYTDSPYQPNRPAYFPAKLYTEPNQKIYQPLWKTRSPRVVFPQAQDLASGPSGFGVDNVVFRDQNFGLNELAAIQDVRNEFNQDDINDEPATTSKDRGCGISLAKQTAQRRIVGGDDAGFGSFPWQAYIRIGSSRCGGSLISRRHVVTAGHCVARATPRQVHVTLGDYVINSAVEPLPAYTFGVRTINVHPYFKFTPQADRFDVAVLTLERTVHFMPHIAPICLPEKNEDFLGKFGWAAGWGALNPGSRLRPKTLQAVDVPVLDNRVCERWHRSNGINVVIYPEMLCAGYRGGGKDSCQGDSGGPLMHEKTGRWYLIGIVSAGYSCATRGQPGIYHRVANTVDWISHITQIST; from the exons ATGTTAGGACCGACCAAATGGAGACTTCTAACGATCGTTGCCGGTATACTGCTAGCCCACGCGATCGAATCACCGACCAGTAAGGGCAACAAGCTCAATGCCCAGGTACGCTCGTTCACCAATCCCGAACTGGGGCTGCGCATCGAACAGATCAGCCCGTGGAGCACGGGCCGGAACATCCCGGCGCGGAACCTGCTCGTACCGCATCAGCTGTTCTCGCGCGTCGACAACATCCGCTACATCGACAGCCGGACACCGAACAGTCGCCATCTGCAGAGCACGTTCGGTGCGTTCCGGATAGCGGACCAGCAGCAAACACCGAGCTCGGATGGGCTTCAGCGCCGCCGCTCGAAGGCGATCCAGATGCGCAGATCGGATGAGGCGGGCGTGGACGCTGGGCTACCGCTGGAGCAGCAGCCGGGTGCATCGGTACTGCCGTCGCCGGAACAGGAACCGATCTATCAAAATGTATCCCGCAGCCAGCGCCAACATCGGTACAAGATCATCCCGATCAGCTACTTCTACCGCGAGGAGGCGCAACCAGTGCTGCCAGCGAACCTGAAACCGGTCGGTCCGAGTCGTCCGCCGAAGGAGACTGAAAACGACGAACCGGAAGTTCCGGACACCAGCTCCAAGCAGGCCCAGGAGCAAGAGCACGCCCAGGGCGGTGATGAGTATGCACGATCGGACACACCCGTCATTGGAGCGCGCCGGTCGGGCATCCAGTTCCCAGGACCGCTGAAGGCAGCGAACGGATTCACCCCGCAAGGCTACAGCGAGGAAAGTTTAACGCTCGGTGACAACTTGGGCATCTTCCAGCAGCCCGTGAGCACTGCGGACGACTACGGCCCGGTGGATGGCGAGGCGGGACACGACGGACGCGGCACGGAAGAGTTCTCGCGCAGTCTGTACGCGAATCGGTACTTCCGGGACTTTAACCGACCGCCGATCGATCTGCGTCCGGCCGAGTCGCTGCCCCGTCCAAGCCGGCTGATCGAGTTCCCGGGCAGCGTGAACGTGAAGCAACCGTTCCGCGACGACGTGACCAAGTTTGGCGACGTGGCCGGACCGGTGACGGCCGTGCAGCGACCGTTCGGTGAGTTTGGCGGTGACGGCCAGAAGAACTTCCGCGCGTTCGATCCCACCTACTACACGGACAGCCCGTACCAGCCGAACCGGCCGGCGTACTTCCCCGCCAAGCTGTACACCGAGCCGAACCAGAAGATCTACCAGCCGCTGTGGAAGACCCGGTCGCCGCGTGTCGTCTTCCCGCAGGCGCAGGACCTTGCCTCCGGGCCGTCCGGGTTCGGCGTGGACAATGTTGTCTTTcg GGATCAAAACTTTGGGCTGAACGAGCTGGCCGCCATCCAGGACGTGCGGAACGAGTTCAACCAGGACGACATCAACGATGAGCCGGCGACGACCAGCAAAGATCGTG GTTGCGGAATATCGTTGGCAAAGCAGACGGCCCAGCGGCGGATCGTcggtggtgatgatgctggATTCGGCTCCTTCCCCTGGCAGGCGTACATCCGGATAGGTTCTTCAAG ATGCGGGGGTTCGCTGATTTCGCGCCGGCACGTGGTGACCGCGGGCCACTGCGTTGCGCGCGCGACCCCACGGCAGGTGCACGTGACCCTCGGCGACTACGTGATCAACTCGGCGGTCGAGCCGCTGCCCGCCTACACCTTCGGCGTGCGGACGATCAACGTGCATCCGTACTTCAAATTCACACCGCAGGCCGATCGGTTCGATGTGGCCGTGCTGACGCTGGAGCGGACGGTGCACTTTATGCCCCATATCG CCCCCATCTGTTTGCCGGAGAAGAATGAAGATTTCCTCGGAAAGTTCGGCTGGGCGGCCGGCTGGGGAGCGCTCAATCCTGGTTCGCGGCTGAGACCCAAAACGCTGCAGGCGGTCGACGTCCCGGTGCTAGATAATCG GGTGTGCGAACGATGGCATCGCTCGAACGGCATCAACGTGGTCATCTATCCGGAGATGCTGTGCGCTGGATACCGGGGCGGTGGCAAGGACTCCTGCCAGGGCGACTCCGGTGGACCGTTGATGCACGAGAAGACTGGCCGATGGTATTTGATCG GTATCGTGTCCGCAGGCTACTCATGTGCCACCAGAGGCCAGCCCGGTATCTACCATCGGGTGGCCAACACGGTCGACTGGATATCGCACATTACACAAATTTCCACCTAA
- the LOC120903833 gene encoding uncharacterized protein LOC120903833 isoform X3 has protein sequence MLGPTKWRLLTIVAGILLAHAIESPTSKGNKLNAQVRSFTNPELGLRIEQISPWSTGRNIPARNLLVPHQLFSRVDNIRYIDSRTPNSRHLQSTFGAFRIADQQQTPSSDGLQRRRSKAIQMRRSDEAGVDAGLPLEQQPGASVLPSPEQEPIYQNVSRSQRQHRYKIIPISYFYREEAQPVLPANLKPVGPSRPPKETENDEPEVPDTSSKQAQEQEHAQGGDEYARSDTPVIGARRSGIQFPGPLKAANGFTPQGYSEESLTLGDNLGIFQQPVSTADDYGPVDGEAGHDGRGTEEFSRSLYANRYFRDFNRPPIDLRPAESLPRPSRLIEFPGSVNVKQPFRDDVTKFGDVAGPVTAVQRPFGEFGGDGQKNFRAFDPTYYTDSPYQPNRPAYFPAKLYTEPNQKIYQPLWKTRSPRVVFPQAQDLASGPSGFGVDNVVFRDQNFGLNELAAIQDVRNEFNQDDINDEPATTSKDRGCGISLAKQTAQRRIVGGDDAGFGSFPWQAYIRIGSSRSMLSRCGGSLISRRHVVTAGHCVARATPRQVHVTLGDYVINSAVEPLPAYTFGVRTINVHPYFKFTPQADRFDVAVLTLERTVHFMPHIAPICLPEKNEDFLGKFGWAAGWGALNPGSRLRPKTLQAVDVPVLDNRVCERWHRSNGINVVIYPEMLCAGYRGGGKDSCQGDSGGPLMHEKTGRWYLIGIVSAGYSCATRGQPGIYHRVANTVDWISHITQIST, from the exons ATGTTAGGACCGACCAAATGGAGACTTCTAACGATCGTTGCCGGTATACTGCTAGCCCACGCGATCGAATCACCGACCAGTAAGGGCAACAAGCTCAATGCCCAGGTACGCTCGTTCACCAATCCCGAACTGGGGCTGCGCATCGAACAGATCAGCCCGTGGAGCACGGGCCGGAACATCCCGGCGCGGAACCTGCTCGTACCGCATCAGCTGTTCTCGCGCGTCGACAACATCCGCTACATCGACAGCCGGACACCGAACAGTCGCCATCTGCAGAGCACGTTCGGTGCGTTCCGGATAGCGGACCAGCAGCAAACACCGAGCTCGGATGGGCTTCAGCGCCGCCGCTCGAAGGCGATCCAGATGCGCAGATCGGATGAGGCGGGCGTGGACGCTGGGCTACCGCTGGAGCAGCAGCCGGGTGCATCGGTACTGCCGTCGCCGGAACAGGAACCGATCTATCAAAATGTATCCCGCAGCCAGCGCCAACATCGGTACAAGATCATCCCGATCAGCTACTTCTACCGCGAGGAGGCGCAACCAGTGCTGCCAGCGAACCTGAAACCGGTCGGTCCGAGTCGTCCGCCGAAGGAGACTGAAAACGACGAACCGGAAGTTCCGGACACCAGCTCCAAGCAGGCCCAGGAGCAAGAGCACGCCCAGGGCGGTGATGAGTATGCACGATCGGACACACCCGTCATTGGAGCGCGCCGGTCGGGCATCCAGTTCCCAGGACCGCTGAAGGCAGCGAACGGATTCACCCCGCAAGGCTACAGCGAGGAAAGTTTAACGCTCGGTGACAACTTGGGCATCTTCCAGCAGCCCGTGAGCACTGCGGACGACTACGGCCCGGTGGATGGCGAGGCGGGACACGACGGACGCGGCACGGAAGAGTTCTCGCGCAGTCTGTACGCGAATCGGTACTTCCGGGACTTTAACCGACCGCCGATCGATCTGCGTCCGGCCGAGTCGCTGCCCCGTCCAAGCCGGCTGATCGAGTTCCCGGGCAGCGTGAACGTGAAGCAACCGTTCCGCGACGACGTGACCAAGTTTGGCGACGTGGCCGGACCGGTGACGGCCGTGCAGCGACCGTTCGGTGAGTTTGGCGGTGACGGCCAGAAGAACTTCCGCGCGTTCGATCCCACCTACTACACGGACAGCCCGTACCAGCCGAACCGGCCGGCGTACTTCCCCGCCAAGCTGTACACCGAGCCGAACCAGAAGATCTACCAGCCGCTGTGGAAGACCCGGTCGCCGCGTGTCGTCTTCCCGCAGGCGCAGGACCTTGCCTCCGGGCCGTCCGGGTTCGGCGTGGACAATGTTGTCTTTcg GGATCAAAACTTTGGGCTGAACGAGCTGGCCGCCATCCAGGACGTGCGGAACGAGTTCAACCAGGACGACATCAACGATGAGCCGGCGACGACCAGCAAAGATCGTG GTTGCGGAATATCGTTGGCAAAGCAGACGGCCCAGCGGCGGATCGTcggtggtgatgatgctggATTCGGCTCCTTCCCCTGGCAGGCGTACATCCGGATAGGTTCTTCAAG GTCTATGCTTTCCAGATGCGGGGGTTCGCTGATTTCGCGCCGGCACGTGGTGACCGCGGGCCACTGCGTTGCGCGCGCGACCCCACGGCAGGTGCACGTGACCCTCGGCGACTACGTGATCAACTCGGCGGTCGAGCCGCTGCCCGCCTACACCTTCGGCGTGCGGACGATCAACGTGCATCCGTACTTCAAATTCACACCGCAGGCCGATCGGTTCGATGTGGCCGTGCTGACGCTGGAGCGGACGGTGCACTTTATGCCCCATATCG CCCCCATCTGTTTGCCGGAGAAGAATGAAGATTTCCTCGGAAAGTTCGGCTGGGCGGCCGGCTGGGGAGCGCTCAATCCTGGTTCGCGGCTGAGACCCAAAACGCTGCAGGCGGTCGACGTCCCGGTGCTAGATAATCG GGTGTGCGAACGATGGCATCGCTCGAACGGCATCAACGTGGTCATCTATCCGGAGATGCTGTGCGCTGGATACCGGGGCGGTGGCAAGGACTCCTGCCAGGGCGACTCCGGTGGACCGTTGATGCACGAGAAGACTGGCCGATGGTATTTGATCG GTATCGTGTCCGCAGGCTACTCATGTGCCACCAGAGGCCAGCCCGGTATCTACCATCGGGTGGCCAACACGGTCGACTGGATATCGCACATTACACAAATTTCCACCTAA
- the LOC120903833 gene encoding uncharacterized protein LOC120903833 isoform X2 — MLGPTKWRLLTIVAGILLAHAIESPTSKGNKLNAQVRSFTNPELGLRIEQISPWSTGRNIPARNLLVPHQLFSRVDNIRYIDSRTPNSRHLQSTFGAFRIADQQQTPSSDGLQRRRSKAIQMRRSDEAGVDAGLPLEQQPGASVLPSPEQEPIYQNVSRSQRQHRYKIIPISYFYREEAQPVLPANLKPVGPSRPPKETENDEPEVPDTSSKQAQEQEHAQGGDEYARSDTPVIGARRSGIQFPGPLKAANGFTPQGYSEESLTLGDNLGIFQQPVSTADDYGPVDGEAGHDGRGTEEFSRSLYANRYFRDFNRPPIDLRPAESLPRPSRLIEFPGSVNVKQPFRDDVTKFGDVAGPVTAVQRPFGEFGGDGQKNFRAFDPTYYTDSPYQPNRPAYFPAKLYTEPNQKIYQPLWKTRSPRVVFPQAQDLASGPSGFGVDNVVFRDQNFGLNELAAIQDVRNEFNQDDINDEPATTSKDRVGGDGGNNRGVRTELQCQHEGGTCEFFLLCWMSGGLLQGTCGGMLKGCCHRTAKSANIGIDASTAVDLTNVPALEYGPVQNDPSCGISLAKQTAQRRIVGGDDAGFGSFPWQAYIRIGSSRCGGSLISRRHVVTAGHCVARATPRQVHVTLGDYVINSAVEPLPAYTFGVRTINVHPYFKFTPQADRFDVAVLTLERTVHFMPHIAPICLPEKNEDFLGKFGWAAGWGALNPGSRLRPKTLQAVDVPVLDNRVCERWHRSNGINVVIYPEMLCAGYRGGGKDSCQGDSGGPLMHEKTGRWYLIGIVSAGYSCATRGQPGIYHRVANTVDWISHITQIST, encoded by the exons ATGTTAGGACCGACCAAATGGAGACTTCTAACGATCGTTGCCGGTATACTGCTAGCCCACGCGATCGAATCACCGACCAGTAAGGGCAACAAGCTCAATGCCCAGGTACGCTCGTTCACCAATCCCGAACTGGGGCTGCGCATCGAACAGATCAGCCCGTGGAGCACGGGCCGGAACATCCCGGCGCGGAACCTGCTCGTACCGCATCAGCTGTTCTCGCGCGTCGACAACATCCGCTACATCGACAGCCGGACACCGAACAGTCGCCATCTGCAGAGCACGTTCGGTGCGTTCCGGATAGCGGACCAGCAGCAAACACCGAGCTCGGATGGGCTTCAGCGCCGCCGCTCGAAGGCGATCCAGATGCGCAGATCGGATGAGGCGGGCGTGGACGCTGGGCTACCGCTGGAGCAGCAGCCGGGTGCATCGGTACTGCCGTCGCCGGAACAGGAACCGATCTATCAAAATGTATCCCGCAGCCAGCGCCAACATCGGTACAAGATCATCCCGATCAGCTACTTCTACCGCGAGGAGGCGCAACCAGTGCTGCCAGCGAACCTGAAACCGGTCGGTCCGAGTCGTCCGCCGAAGGAGACTGAAAACGACGAACCGGAAGTTCCGGACACCAGCTCCAAGCAGGCCCAGGAGCAAGAGCACGCCCAGGGCGGTGATGAGTATGCACGATCGGACACACCCGTCATTGGAGCGCGCCGGTCGGGCATCCAGTTCCCAGGACCGCTGAAGGCAGCGAACGGATTCACCCCGCAAGGCTACAGCGAGGAAAGTTTAACGCTCGGTGACAACTTGGGCATCTTCCAGCAGCCCGTGAGCACTGCGGACGACTACGGCCCGGTGGATGGCGAGGCGGGACACGACGGACGCGGCACGGAAGAGTTCTCGCGCAGTCTGTACGCGAATCGGTACTTCCGGGACTTTAACCGACCGCCGATCGATCTGCGTCCGGCCGAGTCGCTGCCCCGTCCAAGCCGGCTGATCGAGTTCCCGGGCAGCGTGAACGTGAAGCAACCGTTCCGCGACGACGTGACCAAGTTTGGCGACGTGGCCGGACCGGTGACGGCCGTGCAGCGACCGTTCGGTGAGTTTGGCGGTGACGGCCAGAAGAACTTCCGCGCGTTCGATCCCACCTACTACACGGACAGCCCGTACCAGCCGAACCGGCCGGCGTACTTCCCCGCCAAGCTGTACACCGAGCCGAACCAGAAGATCTACCAGCCGCTGTGGAAGACCCGGTCGCCGCGTGTCGTCTTCCCGCAGGCGCAGGACCTTGCCTCCGGGCCGTCCGGGTTCGGCGTGGACAATGTTGTCTTTcg GGATCAAAACTTTGGGCTGAACGAGCTGGCCGCCATCCAGGACGTGCGGAACGAGTTCAACCAGGACGACATCAACGATGAGCCGGCGACGACCAGCAAAGATCGTG TCGGTGGTGACGGTGGTAACAATCGCGGTGTGAGAACCGAACTACAGTGCCAGCACGAGGGCGGTACGTGCGAGTTCTTCCTGCTCTGCTGGATGTCGGGCGGTTTGCTGCAGGGTACGTGCGGCGGTATGCTGAAGGGCTGCTGCCATCGGACGGCCAAATCGGCCAACATCGGTATCGACGCGAGCACGGCGGTGGATTTGACGAACGTGCCCGCGCTAGAGTACGGCCCAGTGCAGAACGATCCCA GTTGCGGAATATCGTTGGCAAAGCAGACGGCCCAGCGGCGGATCGTcggtggtgatgatgctggATTCGGCTCCTTCCCCTGGCAGGCGTACATCCGGATAGGTTCTTCAAG ATGCGGGGGTTCGCTGATTTCGCGCCGGCACGTGGTGACCGCGGGCCACTGCGTTGCGCGCGCGACCCCACGGCAGGTGCACGTGACCCTCGGCGACTACGTGATCAACTCGGCGGTCGAGCCGCTGCCCGCCTACACCTTCGGCGTGCGGACGATCAACGTGCATCCGTACTTCAAATTCACACCGCAGGCCGATCGGTTCGATGTGGCCGTGCTGACGCTGGAGCGGACGGTGCACTTTATGCCCCATATCG CCCCCATCTGTTTGCCGGAGAAGAATGAAGATTTCCTCGGAAAGTTCGGCTGGGCGGCCGGCTGGGGAGCGCTCAATCCTGGTTCGCGGCTGAGACCCAAAACGCTGCAGGCGGTCGACGTCCCGGTGCTAGATAATCG GGTGTGCGAACGATGGCATCGCTCGAACGGCATCAACGTGGTCATCTATCCGGAGATGCTGTGCGCTGGATACCGGGGCGGTGGCAAGGACTCCTGCCAGGGCGACTCCGGTGGACCGTTGATGCACGAGAAGACTGGCCGATGGTATTTGATCG GTATCGTGTCCGCAGGCTACTCATGTGCCACCAGAGGCCAGCCCGGTATCTACCATCGGGTGGCCAACACGGTCGACTGGATATCGCACATTACACAAATTTCCACCTAA